In the Mya arenaria isolate MELC-2E11 chromosome 11, ASM2691426v1 genome, one interval contains:
- the LOC128209615 gene encoding serine/threonine-protein kinase Nek9-like isoform X2 has protein sequence MARLGEKECRDANNEIDILFLLNHANIVTYYNHFMDGSTLLIELEYANGGTLSDKIDQQEQPFEEEVVKWYLFQLASALAHCHENGIIHRDVKCLNIFMTKSDLLKLGDFGISKVLESKSQQAETVVGTPLYMSPELMKGDKYDYKTDVWSLGCVLSELLTLSRTFLGTNKLQLAYEIVCGTPISIDAAYSPEIRKLVEKMLKKEQRSRPTAQEIIDSDVLKERLVYERRVYELNTGSRRARILTSVSVSEQTVVPVVKSKVTEVYQWGGGRMTPQKQDIFVKGRSAAQVSAGHSHFAVVTMEKELYTWANVQGGSKIVGQLGHGNTASYKTPKKVEAFEGVGIVQAECGEDFTVCLTDEGQVYTFGSNFYGCLGMETDSDEVTSPVCVETFANLPVQEIICGDNHVVALTKNGDVYTWGCGEFGRLGQGSEDDCTVPQKVSFPSTHHIKHVYAGSESTFLLTQSGRVLAAGSNEHNKLGFNANIYGIKKHKPKVYDIPCKLHFALVRPLMRLNVQTIAAGNNHSAVIDICGHLHTFGCNKNGQLGSGDFKSHSGICRVSNALANHRVEKVTCGDGFTVASTSDNYVYAWGDGENGRLGFGPIELGKGPNKKSVSLPRPIFGSLHIVPHLSARHWHTILIAEKVLNEKTLRTRCSMPKMKLLQQAKKVENRNEEEHREAAPNTDSKTIVNFSAGQEDSAFSDLSPVYQQTGSDITSSLLSGDSGKPNSPDGSLPFSSMPKASNSLHLGLPWAKTESDLPPWLEAELEDEVIPIPAGFVIQSPGIINPYANQNDSKNVGPNGFQWQPPSSSETGFTPTQCNSYQSSSQSSVSQGSWKKSSTSSSSSSKRNSTGVFQQQNGGTDKSSSSLSSQDIKALSQTLETKELTINQLAHKVKELELENMKIRDHYEEVIKGLNSKIATLQDQAKKE, from the exons ATGGCGAGACTCGGGGAGAAGGAGTGCCGAGATGCCAACAATGAGATAGATATTCTCTTCCTGCTCAACCATGCTAACATCGTCACATACTACAACCATTTCATGGATGGCAGCACATTGCTCATTGAGCTTGAGTATGCTAATG gtGGCACACTGTCTGATAAGATTGATCAACAGGAGCAGCCCTTTGAAGAAGAG GTCGTGAAGTGGTATTTGTTTCAACTGGCATCAGCTTTAGCCCACTGCCATGAAAATGGAATAATACACAG AGATGTGAAGTGTTTGAACATCTTCATGACAAAGTCTGATCTGTTGAAACTTGGGGACTTCGGAATCTCCAAAGTCCTGGAGTCCAAGTCGCAGCAAGCAGAGACA gTTGTTGGCACTCCGTTGTACATGTCTCCAGAGCTTATGAAAGGTGACAA GTATGACTACAAGACAGACGTCTGGTCCCTCGGCTGTGTCCTCTCTGAGCTGCTCACATTATCAAGGACTTTCCTTGGGACT AACAAACTTCAGCTAGCCTATGAGATTGTATGCGGCACACCTATTAGCATTGATGCCGCTTACTCCCCAGAGATCAGAAAACTGGTGGAGAAAATGCTCAAAAAG gagCAGCGAAGCCGTCCAACTGCACAAGAAATCATTGACAGTGATGTTTTAAAGGAAAGGCT TGTATATGAGAGACGGGTATATGAGCTGAACACTGGATCCAGGCGGGCGAGAATCCTGACCTCTGTCTCGGTCTCGGAACAAACTGTGGTACCAGTGGTCAAGTCAAAAGTCACAGAG GTTTACCAGTGGGGAGGTGGACGTATGACGCCCCAGAAACAGGACATTTTTGTGAAGGGCCGCAGTGCTGCCCAGGTGTCCGCAGGTCACAGTCACTTTGCTGTTGTTACCATGGAGAAAGAACTCTATACATGGGCT AATGTGCAGGGAGGGAGTAAGATAGTTGGGCAGTTGGGCCACGGTAACACAGCCTCCTACAAGACCCCGAAGAAAGTAGAAGCATTTGAAGGGGTGGGGATTGTACAGGCAGAGTGTGGGGAAGATTTCACTGTCTGTCTAACTG ATGAAGGTCAGGTATACACATTCGGTTCCAACTTCTACGGTTGTCTTGGAATGGAGACAGATAGTGATGAGGTTACCTCCCCTGTGTGTGTGGAGACATTTGCAAACCTCCCAGTACAGGAGATCATATGTGGGGACAACCATGTTGTTGCCTTGACCAAGAACGGAGATGTGTATACATGGGGCTGTGGAGAATTTG GTCGGCTTGGACAAGGGTCTGAGGATGATTGCACAGTTCCACAAAAG GTCAGTTTTCCATCCACCCATCACATAAAGCATGTGTACGCGGGCTCGGAGAGTACATTTCTGCTCACCCAGTCTGGGCGCGTGTTAGCAGCGGGAAGTAATGAGCACAACAAACTCGGCTTCAACGCCAACATCTATGGCATTAAGAAGCATAAACCGAAG GTGTATGACATTCCGTGTAAGCTTCACTTTGCCCTGGTGCGACCTTTAATGAGGCTGAATGTTCAAACAATAGCAGCCGGAAACAACCATTCAGCGGTTATTGACA TCTGTGGGCACCTGCACACGTTTGGTTGTAATAAAAATGGCCAACTTGGTTCTGGAGATTTCAAATCACACTCGGGTATCTGCCGTGTCTCAAACGCCCTGGCTAACCATCGGGTAGAAAAGGTCACGTGCGGGGATGGATTCACCGTGGCTTCTACTAGTG ACAATTACGTGTACGCCTGGGGTGATGGAGAGAATGGACGGCTGGGTTTTGGCCCAATTGAACTTGGGAAAGGGCCAAACAAGAAGTCTGTTTCCCTGCCACGCCCCATATTTGGTTCCCTGCACATTGTGCCCCATCTGTCAGCTAGACACTGGCACACCATCCTTATTGCTG AAAAGGTTTTAAACGAGAAAACCCTGAGAACAAGGTGTTCAATGCCTAAGA TGAAACTACTTCAGCAAG CCAAGAAAGTAGAAAATAGGAATGAGGAAGAGCATCGAGAAGCAG CACCAAATACAGATTCAAAAACAATTG TTAACTTCTCTGCTGGTCAAGAAGACAGTGCATTCAGTGATTTGTCACCAGTATACCAGCAGACAGGAAGTGACATCACTTCCTCTTTGCTCAGTGGGGATTCTGGGAAGCCAAACTCTCCTGATGGATCATTGCCATTCTCATCGATGCCAAAAGCCAGTAATTCGCTACACTTAGGTTTACCTTGGGCAAAAACTGAGAGCGATCTTCCTCCTTGGCTTGAAGCT GAATTGGAGGATGAGGTGATACCTATTCCAGCAGGCTTTGTAATTCAGTCTCCTGGCATAATCAATCCATATGCCAACCAAAATGACAGCAAGAATGTTGGACCTAATGGTTTCCAATGGCAACCACCTTCCTCATCTGAAACCGGTTTTACTCCTACACAATGCAACTCATATCAATCATCAAGCCAATCAAGTGTATCTCAGGGATCATGGAAAAAATCAAGCACATCCAGTTCCTCCAGTTCAAAGAGGAATTCTACTGGAGTTTTTCAGCAACAGAATGGAGGGACAGACAAAAGCTCAAGTTCTTTATCTAGTCAGGATATCAAAGCTTTGTCTCAAACTTTAGAG ACCAAAGAATTGACAATAAATCAGCTAGCACATAAAGTTAAAGAACTTGAGCTCGAAAATATGAAG ATTCGTGATCATTACGAAGAAGTTATTAAAGGGTTGAATTCCAAAATAGCAACATTACAAGATCAAGCAAAAAAAG aatag
- the LOC128209615 gene encoding serine/threonine-protein kinase Nek9-like isoform X3, which translates to MARLGEKECRDANNEIDILFLLNHANIVTYYNHFMDGSTLLIELEYANGGTLSDKIDQQEQPFEEEVVKWYLFQLASALAHCHENGIIHRDVKCLNIFMTKSDLLKLGDFGISKVLESKSQQAETVVGTPLYMSPELMKGDKYDYKTDVWSLGCVLSELLTLSRTFLGTNKLQLAYEIVCGTPISIDAAYSPEIRKLVEKMLKKEQRSRPTAQEIIDSDVLKERLVYERRVYELNTGSRRARILTSVSVSEQTVVPVVKSKVTEVYQWGGGRMTPQKQDIFVKGRSAAQVSAGHSHFAVVTMEKELYTWANVQGGSKIVGQLGHGNTASYKTPKKVEAFEGVGIVQAECGEDFTVCLTDEGQVYTFGSNFYGCLGMETDSDEVTSPVCVETFANLPVQEIICGDNHVVALTKNGDVYTWGCGEFGRLGQGSEDDCTVPQKVSFPSTHHIKHVYAGSESTFLLTQSGRVLAAGSNEHNKLGFNANIYGIKKHKPKVYDIPCKLHFALVRPLMRLNVQTIAAGNNHSAVIDICGHLHTFGCNKNGQLGSGDFKSHSGICRVSNALANHRVEKVTCGDGFTVASTSDNYVYAWGDGENGRLGFGPIELGKGPNKKSVSLPRPIFGSLHIVPHLSARHWHTILIAEKVLNEKTLRTRCSMPKMKLLQQAKKVENRNEEEHREAVNFSAGQEDSAFSDLSPVYQQTGSDITSSLLSGDSGKPNSPDGSLPFSSMPKASNSLHLGLPWAKTESDLPPWLEAELEDEVIPIPAGFVIQSPGIINPYANQNDSKNVGPNGFQWQPPSSSETGFTPTQCNSYQSSSQSSVSQGSWKKSSTSSSSSSKRNSTGVFQQQNGGTDKSSSSLSSQDIKALSQTLETKELTINQLAHKVKELELENMKIRDHYEEVIKGLNSKIATLQDQAKKE; encoded by the exons ATGGCGAGACTCGGGGAGAAGGAGTGCCGAGATGCCAACAATGAGATAGATATTCTCTTCCTGCTCAACCATGCTAACATCGTCACATACTACAACCATTTCATGGATGGCAGCACATTGCTCATTGAGCTTGAGTATGCTAATG gtGGCACACTGTCTGATAAGATTGATCAACAGGAGCAGCCCTTTGAAGAAGAG GTCGTGAAGTGGTATTTGTTTCAACTGGCATCAGCTTTAGCCCACTGCCATGAAAATGGAATAATACACAG AGATGTGAAGTGTTTGAACATCTTCATGACAAAGTCTGATCTGTTGAAACTTGGGGACTTCGGAATCTCCAAAGTCCTGGAGTCCAAGTCGCAGCAAGCAGAGACA gTTGTTGGCACTCCGTTGTACATGTCTCCAGAGCTTATGAAAGGTGACAA GTATGACTACAAGACAGACGTCTGGTCCCTCGGCTGTGTCCTCTCTGAGCTGCTCACATTATCAAGGACTTTCCTTGGGACT AACAAACTTCAGCTAGCCTATGAGATTGTATGCGGCACACCTATTAGCATTGATGCCGCTTACTCCCCAGAGATCAGAAAACTGGTGGAGAAAATGCTCAAAAAG gagCAGCGAAGCCGTCCAACTGCACAAGAAATCATTGACAGTGATGTTTTAAAGGAAAGGCT TGTATATGAGAGACGGGTATATGAGCTGAACACTGGATCCAGGCGGGCGAGAATCCTGACCTCTGTCTCGGTCTCGGAACAAACTGTGGTACCAGTGGTCAAGTCAAAAGTCACAGAG GTTTACCAGTGGGGAGGTGGACGTATGACGCCCCAGAAACAGGACATTTTTGTGAAGGGCCGCAGTGCTGCCCAGGTGTCCGCAGGTCACAGTCACTTTGCTGTTGTTACCATGGAGAAAGAACTCTATACATGGGCT AATGTGCAGGGAGGGAGTAAGATAGTTGGGCAGTTGGGCCACGGTAACACAGCCTCCTACAAGACCCCGAAGAAAGTAGAAGCATTTGAAGGGGTGGGGATTGTACAGGCAGAGTGTGGGGAAGATTTCACTGTCTGTCTAACTG ATGAAGGTCAGGTATACACATTCGGTTCCAACTTCTACGGTTGTCTTGGAATGGAGACAGATAGTGATGAGGTTACCTCCCCTGTGTGTGTGGAGACATTTGCAAACCTCCCAGTACAGGAGATCATATGTGGGGACAACCATGTTGTTGCCTTGACCAAGAACGGAGATGTGTATACATGGGGCTGTGGAGAATTTG GTCGGCTTGGACAAGGGTCTGAGGATGATTGCACAGTTCCACAAAAG GTCAGTTTTCCATCCACCCATCACATAAAGCATGTGTACGCGGGCTCGGAGAGTACATTTCTGCTCACCCAGTCTGGGCGCGTGTTAGCAGCGGGAAGTAATGAGCACAACAAACTCGGCTTCAACGCCAACATCTATGGCATTAAGAAGCATAAACCGAAG GTGTATGACATTCCGTGTAAGCTTCACTTTGCCCTGGTGCGACCTTTAATGAGGCTGAATGTTCAAACAATAGCAGCCGGAAACAACCATTCAGCGGTTATTGACA TCTGTGGGCACCTGCACACGTTTGGTTGTAATAAAAATGGCCAACTTGGTTCTGGAGATTTCAAATCACACTCGGGTATCTGCCGTGTCTCAAACGCCCTGGCTAACCATCGGGTAGAAAAGGTCACGTGCGGGGATGGATTCACCGTGGCTTCTACTAGTG ACAATTACGTGTACGCCTGGGGTGATGGAGAGAATGGACGGCTGGGTTTTGGCCCAATTGAACTTGGGAAAGGGCCAAACAAGAAGTCTGTTTCCCTGCCACGCCCCATATTTGGTTCCCTGCACATTGTGCCCCATCTGTCAGCTAGACACTGGCACACCATCCTTATTGCTG AAAAGGTTTTAAACGAGAAAACCCTGAGAACAAGGTGTTCAATGCCTAAGA TGAAACTACTTCAGCAAG CCAAGAAAGTAGAAAATAGGAATGAGGAAGAGCATCGAGAAGCAG TTAACTTCTCTGCTGGTCAAGAAGACAGTGCATTCAGTGATTTGTCACCAGTATACCAGCAGACAGGAAGTGACATCACTTCCTCTTTGCTCAGTGGGGATTCTGGGAAGCCAAACTCTCCTGATGGATCATTGCCATTCTCATCGATGCCAAAAGCCAGTAATTCGCTACACTTAGGTTTACCTTGGGCAAAAACTGAGAGCGATCTTCCTCCTTGGCTTGAAGCT GAATTGGAGGATGAGGTGATACCTATTCCAGCAGGCTTTGTAATTCAGTCTCCTGGCATAATCAATCCATATGCCAACCAAAATGACAGCAAGAATGTTGGACCTAATGGTTTCCAATGGCAACCACCTTCCTCATCTGAAACCGGTTTTACTCCTACACAATGCAACTCATATCAATCATCAAGCCAATCAAGTGTATCTCAGGGATCATGGAAAAAATCAAGCACATCCAGTTCCTCCAGTTCAAAGAGGAATTCTACTGGAGTTTTTCAGCAACAGAATGGAGGGACAGACAAAAGCTCAAGTTCTTTATCTAGTCAGGATATCAAAGCTTTGTCTCAAACTTTAGAG ACCAAAGAATTGACAATAAATCAGCTAGCACATAAAGTTAAAGAACTTGAGCTCGAAAATATGAAG ATTCGTGATCATTACGAAGAAGTTATTAAAGGGTTGAATTCCAAAATAGCAACATTACAAGATCAAGCAAAAAAAG aatag
- the LOC128209615 gene encoding serine/threonine-protein kinase Nek9-like isoform X4 — MARLGEKECRDANNEIDILFLLNHANIVTYYNHFMDGSTLLIELEYANGGTLSDKIDQQEQPFEEEVVKWYLFQLASALAHCHENGIIHRDVKCLNIFMTKSDLLKLGDFGISKVLESKSQQAETVVGTPLYMSPELMKGDKYDYKTDVWSLGCVLSELLTLSRTFLGTNKLQLAYEIVCGTPISIDAAYSPEIRKLVEKMLKKEQRSRPTAQEIIDSDVLKERLVYERRVYELNTGSRRARILTSVSVSEQTVVPVVKSKVTEVYQWGGGRMTPQKQDIFVKGRSAAQVSAGHSHFAVVTMEKELYTWANVQGGSKIVGQLGHGNTASYKTPKKVEAFEGVGIVQAECGEDFTVCLTDEGQVYTFGSNFYGCLGMETDSDEVTSPVCVETFANLPVQEIICGDNHVVALTKNGDVYTWGCGEFGRLGQGSEDDCTVPQKVSFPSTHHIKHVYAGSESTFLLTQSGRVLAAGSNEHNKLGFNANIYGIKKHKPKVYDIPCKLHFALVRPLMRLNVQTIAAGNNHSAVIDICGHLHTFGCNKNGQLGSGDFKSHSGICRVSNALANHRVEKVTCGDGFTVASTSDNYVYAWGDGENGRLGFGPIELGKGPNKKSVSLPRPIFGSLHIVPHLSARHWHTILIAEKVLNEKTLRTRCSMPKMKLLQQVNFSAGQEDSAFSDLSPVYQQTGSDITSSLLSGDSGKPNSPDGSLPFSSMPKASNSLHLGLPWAKTESDLPPWLEAELEDEVIPIPAGFVIQSPGIINPYANQNDSKNVGPNGFQWQPPSSSETGFTPTQCNSYQSSSQSSVSQGSWKKSSTSSSSSSKRNSTGVFQQQNGGTDKSSSSLSSQDIKALSQTLETKELTINQLAHKVKELELENMKIRDHYEEVIKGLNSKIATLQDQAKKE, encoded by the exons ATGGCGAGACTCGGGGAGAAGGAGTGCCGAGATGCCAACAATGAGATAGATATTCTCTTCCTGCTCAACCATGCTAACATCGTCACATACTACAACCATTTCATGGATGGCAGCACATTGCTCATTGAGCTTGAGTATGCTAATG gtGGCACACTGTCTGATAAGATTGATCAACAGGAGCAGCCCTTTGAAGAAGAG GTCGTGAAGTGGTATTTGTTTCAACTGGCATCAGCTTTAGCCCACTGCCATGAAAATGGAATAATACACAG AGATGTGAAGTGTTTGAACATCTTCATGACAAAGTCTGATCTGTTGAAACTTGGGGACTTCGGAATCTCCAAAGTCCTGGAGTCCAAGTCGCAGCAAGCAGAGACA gTTGTTGGCACTCCGTTGTACATGTCTCCAGAGCTTATGAAAGGTGACAA GTATGACTACAAGACAGACGTCTGGTCCCTCGGCTGTGTCCTCTCTGAGCTGCTCACATTATCAAGGACTTTCCTTGGGACT AACAAACTTCAGCTAGCCTATGAGATTGTATGCGGCACACCTATTAGCATTGATGCCGCTTACTCCCCAGAGATCAGAAAACTGGTGGAGAAAATGCTCAAAAAG gagCAGCGAAGCCGTCCAACTGCACAAGAAATCATTGACAGTGATGTTTTAAAGGAAAGGCT TGTATATGAGAGACGGGTATATGAGCTGAACACTGGATCCAGGCGGGCGAGAATCCTGACCTCTGTCTCGGTCTCGGAACAAACTGTGGTACCAGTGGTCAAGTCAAAAGTCACAGAG GTTTACCAGTGGGGAGGTGGACGTATGACGCCCCAGAAACAGGACATTTTTGTGAAGGGCCGCAGTGCTGCCCAGGTGTCCGCAGGTCACAGTCACTTTGCTGTTGTTACCATGGAGAAAGAACTCTATACATGGGCT AATGTGCAGGGAGGGAGTAAGATAGTTGGGCAGTTGGGCCACGGTAACACAGCCTCCTACAAGACCCCGAAGAAAGTAGAAGCATTTGAAGGGGTGGGGATTGTACAGGCAGAGTGTGGGGAAGATTTCACTGTCTGTCTAACTG ATGAAGGTCAGGTATACACATTCGGTTCCAACTTCTACGGTTGTCTTGGAATGGAGACAGATAGTGATGAGGTTACCTCCCCTGTGTGTGTGGAGACATTTGCAAACCTCCCAGTACAGGAGATCATATGTGGGGACAACCATGTTGTTGCCTTGACCAAGAACGGAGATGTGTATACATGGGGCTGTGGAGAATTTG GTCGGCTTGGACAAGGGTCTGAGGATGATTGCACAGTTCCACAAAAG GTCAGTTTTCCATCCACCCATCACATAAAGCATGTGTACGCGGGCTCGGAGAGTACATTTCTGCTCACCCAGTCTGGGCGCGTGTTAGCAGCGGGAAGTAATGAGCACAACAAACTCGGCTTCAACGCCAACATCTATGGCATTAAGAAGCATAAACCGAAG GTGTATGACATTCCGTGTAAGCTTCACTTTGCCCTGGTGCGACCTTTAATGAGGCTGAATGTTCAAACAATAGCAGCCGGAAACAACCATTCAGCGGTTATTGACA TCTGTGGGCACCTGCACACGTTTGGTTGTAATAAAAATGGCCAACTTGGTTCTGGAGATTTCAAATCACACTCGGGTATCTGCCGTGTCTCAAACGCCCTGGCTAACCATCGGGTAGAAAAGGTCACGTGCGGGGATGGATTCACCGTGGCTTCTACTAGTG ACAATTACGTGTACGCCTGGGGTGATGGAGAGAATGGACGGCTGGGTTTTGGCCCAATTGAACTTGGGAAAGGGCCAAACAAGAAGTCTGTTTCCCTGCCACGCCCCATATTTGGTTCCCTGCACATTGTGCCCCATCTGTCAGCTAGACACTGGCACACCATCCTTATTGCTG AAAAGGTTTTAAACGAGAAAACCCTGAGAACAAGGTGTTCAATGCCTAAGA TGAAACTACTTCAGCAAG TTAACTTCTCTGCTGGTCAAGAAGACAGTGCATTCAGTGATTTGTCACCAGTATACCAGCAGACAGGAAGTGACATCACTTCCTCTTTGCTCAGTGGGGATTCTGGGAAGCCAAACTCTCCTGATGGATCATTGCCATTCTCATCGATGCCAAAAGCCAGTAATTCGCTACACTTAGGTTTACCTTGGGCAAAAACTGAGAGCGATCTTCCTCCTTGGCTTGAAGCT GAATTGGAGGATGAGGTGATACCTATTCCAGCAGGCTTTGTAATTCAGTCTCCTGGCATAATCAATCCATATGCCAACCAAAATGACAGCAAGAATGTTGGACCTAATGGTTTCCAATGGCAACCACCTTCCTCATCTGAAACCGGTTTTACTCCTACACAATGCAACTCATATCAATCATCAAGCCAATCAAGTGTATCTCAGGGATCATGGAAAAAATCAAGCACATCCAGTTCCTCCAGTTCAAAGAGGAATTCTACTGGAGTTTTTCAGCAACAGAATGGAGGGACAGACAAAAGCTCAAGTTCTTTATCTAGTCAGGATATCAAAGCTTTGTCTCAAACTTTAGAG ACCAAAGAATTGACAATAAATCAGCTAGCACATAAAGTTAAAGAACTTGAGCTCGAAAATATGAAG ATTCGTGATCATTACGAAGAAGTTATTAAAGGGTTGAATTCCAAAATAGCAACATTACAAGATCAAGCAAAAAAAG aatag